In Thermofilum pendens Hrk 5, the sequence CCAATAACATGGTTATAGGGTCGAAGATCTACGTGCTCCAAAGGGCGGAGGCCTAGCCAGCGCCCAGGTACGCGAATAGAGAAAGTAGGCCCCGAAGGCCTGCCGGGAAAAACCTTTTTTAAAGCTCGACGTGCCAGTACGGTTACGGGTACTCCACGTAGTCTCCAGGCTTTAGGACTACGACCTTGGTGCGCGTTGTCGCCTCGACTAGCTCCTTGAACTTTTCGGGGTCTGCCCTTATCTCGGGGAAGGTGTTGTAGTGCATCGGTATCGCCAGCCTCGGTCTTAGCAACTCGACGGCTTTCAGCGCCTCAACTACGCCCATCGTGAAGTGCCCGCCTATCGGTAGAAGCGCTACGTCGGGCGCGTAGAGCTCCCCGATCAGCCGCATGTCCCCGAAGAGCCCCGTGTCCCCGGCGTGGTACACCGCGGTATCCCTGCCGCGCACAACGACGCCCGTCGGTGCGCCCTTCGAAGAGCTGTGGAGAGCGGGCGTGAAGACAGCCTGGATGCCCTCCAGCGCCAGGGGCCCGCCTATGTTGGCGCCGACAGCCTGGACGCCCTCCTTGGACAGCTCCTCCGCCAGCTCGTACACCGCTACAACCTTGGCGCCCGTAGCCCTTGCTAGCTCCACCGCGTTGCCCAGGTGGTCTCCGTGGTCGTGCGTCACGAAGATGTAGTCGACCCTCGCTCCCCTATAGTCGGAGGGCTTCACCGGGCTGAGGGGGTTCTCGAGCCAGGGGTCAAGCAGGATCCTCCTCTTCCTCCCGTCGAACCCCTCGAGCTCGACGTCGAAGGCCGCGTGCCCAAGGTACCTGAGCCTCGCCACGCCTCCTAAACCTCCGCAGACCCGCAAAAACTTTGCGCAACGGTAGGGACAAATACGGGCTCCGCGTTACCTACACGTGTCTAGCCTGCTACGCGCGCCAAGGGGGCTTGTGAGGGGAAGGGGCCCTGGGCTCTCGCTCGAGGAAAAGGCTAGCCTCGTCGTCGGCTGGGGCTCTTCCAGGCGCCTACCGGGAGCCGCCGGGGAGACGCGGCCCGTCAGGGTACCGTCCATAGTGACTGCCGACGGCCCCTCTGGGCTCAGGGTTGAGCCTAGCGGGGGGCGCAGGTGGTTTGCGACAGCCTTCCCGGTGCCGACAATGCTGGCTGCGACGTGGAACCCCGAGGTCGTGGAGAGGGTGGGCAGGGCTATAGGAGAGGAGTGCAGGGCTTACGGCGTGGACGTGCTCTTGGCTCCCGGGGTGAACATGCACAGGCACCCGCTGTGCGGCAGGAACTTCGAGTACTTCAGCGAAGACCCTCTTCTCAGCGGGGAGATGGCGGCCGCGTACGTTAGGGGCGTGCAGTCCGTGGGCGTCGGTGCGACGTTGAAGCACTTCGCGGCTAACGACCAGGAGACTAACAGGACGGTTATAGACACCGTGGTCTCCGAGAGGGCTCTCCGCGAGATCTACCTCAAGCCCTTCGAGATAGCGGTGAAGAAGGCTAAGCCGTGGTGCGTGATGAGCTCCTACAACAAGCTCAACGGGAAGTACTCCTCCCAGAACGAGTGGCTCCTAACCAGGGTGCTCAGAGAGGAATGGGGGTTCGACGGGGTAGTGATGACGGACTGGGGGGCCGGGGACGACTCGGTGGAGCAGGTCAACGCTGGGAACGACCTGATAATGCCCGGGAGCGACGAGGCCGTCGAGAAGCTCTTGGAGGCCGCTAGGAGCGGCAGGCTGCGGCTAGAGGCTCTCGAAGCCTCCGCGGAGAGGGTTCTCAGGCTTGTGAGGAAGTCGCTAACGTACAGGGGCTACAGGCCTAGAGGCGCGCCGGACCTAGATGGGCACGCTAGGGTAGCCTACGAGGCGGCATCCGAGGGGGTCGTGCTCCTCAAGAACGAGGGAGCGCTACCCCTGGGCCCCGGCGCCAGGGTGGCTTTATTCGGGACGGGGCAGGTTGAGACGCTGAAGGGCGGGATGGGGAGTGGTCACACGCACCCGAGGTACGTGGTCACGGTACTGGAGGGGTTGAAGAGCGGGGGGTTGCTGGTCGACGAGGAGCTCTCCTCGATCTACGAGCGCTACGTGCGCGAAGCGAGGGGGGAGGAGTTCCTCGAGAAGCTCTACCTCGACGAGGTGTACGCGGACCCGCTACCCCAGGACATCGTCAGCGAGGGCGACGCGGCTAGGTTCGCCGAGAGGAACGACGCGGCGGTGGTCGTGCTCTACAGGGTCTCCGGGGAGGGGTGGGACAGGCGCCCGGTTAGGGGCGACTTCTACCTCACGGAGAGCGAGGAAAGGTTGCTGAGGCTCGTATCGCGGGAGTTCCGCGGGCGGGGTAAGAAGGTGGTAGTCGTGCTCAACGTGTGCGGCCCAAT encodes:
- a CDS encoding glycoside hydrolase family 3 C-terminal domain-containing protein → MRGRGPGLSLEEKASLVVGWGSSRRLPGAAGETRPVRVPSIVTADGPSGLRVEPSGGRRWFATAFPVPTMLAATWNPEVVERVGRAIGEECRAYGVDVLLAPGVNMHRHPLCGRNFEYFSEDPLLSGEMAAAYVRGVQSVGVGATLKHFAANDQETNRTVIDTVVSERALREIYLKPFEIAVKKAKPWCVMSSYNKLNGKYSSQNEWLLTRVLREEWGFDGVVMTDWGAGDDSVEQVNAGNDLIMPGSDEAVEKLLEAARSGRLRLEALEASAERVLRLVRKSLTYRGYRPRGAPDLDGHARVAYEAASEGVVLLKNEGALPLGPGARVALFGTGQVETLKGGMGSGHTHPRYVVTVLEGLKSGGLLVDEELSSIYERYVREARGEEFLEKLYLDEVYADPLPQDIVSEGDAARFAERNDAAVVVLYRVSGEGWDRRPVRGDFYLTESEERLLRLVSREFRGRGKKVVVVLNVCGPIEVASWRDLVDAILVVWLPGQEAGRVVADVLAGRVNPSGKLPMTWPRDWTDVPAAKAPECYPGLPVEDPRRVVYCEGVYVGYRYYDTFGVEPAYEFGYGLSYTKFEYRGLRVALSRGALKVSFEVVNAGSRPGKEVAQVYVRAPRGRIDKPFQELKAFRKTRLLEPGEAERIKLRVSLRDLASFDEREKVWVVEPGEYEVRVGSSSRDIRLTEHFEVKQELRFAP
- a CDS encoding metal-dependent hydrolase encodes the protein MARLRYLGHAAFDVELEGFDGRKRRILLDPWLENPLSPVKPSDYRGARVDYIFVTHDHGDHLGNAVELARATGAKVVAVYELAEELSKEGVQAVGANIGGPLALEGIQAVFTPALHSSSKGAPTGVVVRGRDTAVYHAGDTGLFGDMRLIGELYAPDVALLPIGGHFTMGVVEALKAVELLRPRLAIPMHYNTFPEIRADPEKFKELVEATTRTKVVVLKPGDYVEYP